The proteins below are encoded in one region of Mycobacterium pseudokansasii:
- the mshB gene encoding N-acetyl-1-D-myo-inositol-2-amino-2-deoxy-alpha-D-glucopyranoside deacetylase — MPETPRLLFVHAHPDDESLSNGATIAHYTARGAVVHVVTCTLGEEGEVIGDRWAQLAADHADQLGGYRIAELTAALRLLGVSGPRYLGGAGRWRDSGMAGTEQRSKRRFVDADEREAVGALVGIIREVRPHVVVSYDPDGGYGHPDHVHTHKVTAAAVAAADTSDFPGDPWTVPKVYWTVFGLSAFRAAKQDLAAEDLRPEWVMPPDDVPFAFPDERIDAVVEGDSHAQAAKAAALAAHATQVTVGPTGRACALSNNMALPIAAQEHYVLAAGVAGDRDERGWETDLLAGLGFTGYGT; from the coding sequence ATGCCTGAGACGCCGCGGCTGCTGTTCGTGCATGCCCACCCCGACGATGAAAGCCTCAGCAACGGCGCGACGATCGCCCACTACACCGCCCGGGGCGCAGTGGTCCATGTCGTCACCTGCACGCTCGGTGAGGAGGGCGAGGTCATCGGCGACCGCTGGGCCCAACTCGCCGCCGACCACGCCGATCAACTCGGCGGCTACCGCATTGCCGAACTCACCGCCGCACTGCGGCTGCTGGGGGTGAGCGGACCCCGCTATCTGGGCGGCGCGGGCCGTTGGCGTGACTCCGGGATGGCCGGCACCGAGCAGCGCAGCAAGCGCAGATTCGTCGATGCCGACGAACGGGAGGCGGTGGGAGCACTGGTCGGGATCATTCGCGAGGTCCGCCCGCATGTCGTGGTGAGTTACGACCCCGACGGCGGATATGGGCATCCCGACCACGTGCATACCCACAAAGTCACCGCCGCCGCGGTGGCCGCAGCAGACACCTCAGATTTCCCGGGCGACCCGTGGACGGTGCCGAAGGTTTACTGGACTGTCTTCGGGCTCAGCGCATTCCGCGCGGCCAAGCAGGACCTGGCCGCCGAGGACCTGCGGCCCGAGTGGGTGATGCCGCCGGACGACGTACCCTTCGCCTTTCCGGACGAACGGATCGACGCCGTCGTCGAGGGGGACTCGCATGCGCAGGCCGCAAAGGCCGCGGCGCTCGCGGCGCACGCCACCCAGGTCACCGTCGGCCCGACCGGCCGGGCCTGCGCCCTGTCCAACAACATGGCGCTGCCGATCGCGGCTCAGGAGCACTATGTGCTCGCCGCGGGCGTCGCGGGGGACCGCGACGAACGTGGCTGGGAAACAGATCTGCTCGCCGGTCTGGGCTTCACCGGTTACGGCACGTAG
- a CDS encoding TetR/AcrR family transcriptional regulator, which translates to MAQLTQDRSNVRSRRRGEVLERALYAATLAELAAAGYGGLTMEGIAARARTGKAALYRRWASKHDLVHAALQHAVPPLEDPRPGRSARENLLTVFTAQRDVLAGKTDFPGLEIIGQLVHEPELRAIFTDAVIFPRLKIVESILQAAVRDGQIDASLLTPLTARVGPALINQHFMLTGTPPNRRELELIVDTVIPRKTS; encoded by the coding sequence ATGGCCCAGCTCACCCAGGACCGGTCGAACGTCCGCAGTCGCCGGCGCGGCGAAGTGCTCGAACGTGCGCTCTATGCGGCCACGTTGGCCGAGCTGGCGGCGGCCGGGTACGGCGGCCTGACGATGGAAGGGATTGCGGCGCGCGCTCGTACCGGCAAGGCCGCACTGTATCGGCGCTGGGCCAGCAAGCATGACCTGGTCCACGCCGCCCTGCAGCACGCTGTGCCGCCGCTGGAGGACCCGCGCCCCGGCCGGTCGGCGCGGGAAAACCTGTTGACGGTTTTCACCGCTCAGCGTGATGTGCTGGCAGGCAAGACCGATTTTCCTGGCCTCGAAATCATCGGTCAGCTGGTCCACGAACCCGAACTGCGCGCCATCTTCACCGACGCGGTGATATTTCCGCGCCTGAAAATCGTCGAGTCGATACTGCAGGCCGCTGTTCGCGACGGCCAGATCGATGCGTCCCTGCTCACCCCGTTGACGGCACGGGTCGGGCCCGCCCTGATCAACCAGCACTTCATGTTGACCGGAACGCCGCCAAACCGTAGAGAGCTGGAACTCATCGTCGACACGGTGATCCCGCGAAAGACGTCCTAG